A section of the Streptomyces sp. SCL15-4 genome encodes:
- a CDS encoding carbohydrate-binding module family 20 domain-containing protein, with product MARKTVAAVLAALAGAAVAVTAPTPAQASAPGGKDVTAVMFEWNFKSVAKACTDQLGPDGYGYVQVSPPNEHIQGTPWWTAYQPVSYKIGTKLGNRSDFKAMVDTCHAAGVKVVADTVINHMANSSGTGSAGSTFSKYDYPGTYSAADMDDCTTSISNYADRWNVQHCEMGGLPDLDTGEEYVRKTIAGYMNDLLSLGVDGFRIDAAKHIPEEDLTNIKSRLSNPGVYWNQETIGAAGEAVQPPEFYNTGDVQEFRYAYDLKRVFNNEKLAELKNFGEAWGYVSSGKASVFVTNHDTERNGGSLTYKDGSNYTLAHVFMLAWPYGSPAVHSGYEFSDKDAGGPNNGQVNACYTEGWKCQHAWREITGMVKFRNTAAGAAVTDWWDNGNNQIAFGRGAKAYVVINHEGSTLSRTFQTSLPAGGYCDVQSGKAVTVDSSGRFTASLGANSALALHVGAKNCDTTVDPDPEPATGASFNVNATTQWGQNVYVVGGTSALGNWNTSNALKLDPASYPVWKLEQSLPAGTSFEYKYLRKDAGGNVTWESGSNRTATVPSSGVVTLNDTWRN from the coding sequence ATGGCCAGAAAGACCGTGGCCGCTGTACTCGCCGCCCTGGCGGGAGCCGCTGTGGCCGTCACGGCACCGACGCCGGCGCAGGCGAGCGCGCCCGGCGGCAAGGACGTCACCGCGGTGATGTTCGAATGGAACTTCAAGTCCGTCGCCAAGGCGTGCACGGACCAGCTGGGCCCCGACGGGTACGGCTATGTCCAGGTCTCCCCGCCGAACGAACACATCCAGGGCACCCCCTGGTGGACGGCCTACCAGCCCGTCAGCTACAAGATCGGCACGAAGCTGGGCAACCGCTCGGACTTCAAGGCCATGGTCGACACCTGTCACGCGGCGGGCGTCAAGGTGGTCGCCGACACGGTGATCAACCACATGGCGAACTCCTCCGGTACGGGCTCCGCCGGGTCGACGTTCAGCAAGTACGACTACCCGGGCACGTACTCCGCGGCCGACATGGACGACTGCACCACGAGCATCAGCAACTACGCCGACCGCTGGAACGTCCAGCACTGCGAGATGGGCGGCCTGCCCGACCTCGACACCGGCGAGGAGTACGTCCGCAAGACCATCGCGGGCTACATGAACGACCTGCTCTCCCTCGGCGTCGACGGCTTCCGCATCGACGCCGCCAAGCACATCCCCGAGGAAGACCTCACCAACATCAAGTCCCGCCTGTCCAACCCCGGCGTGTACTGGAACCAGGAGACGATCGGCGCCGCCGGTGAGGCGGTCCAGCCGCCCGAGTTCTACAACACGGGCGACGTCCAGGAGTTCCGCTACGCCTACGACCTCAAGCGGGTCTTCAACAACGAGAAGCTCGCCGAGCTGAAGAACTTCGGCGAGGCGTGGGGCTACGTCTCCAGCGGCAAGGCGTCCGTCTTCGTCACCAACCACGACACCGAACGCAACGGAGGCAGCCTCACCTACAAGGACGGCTCCAACTACACCCTCGCGCACGTCTTCATGCTGGCGTGGCCCTACGGCTCACCCGCGGTGCACTCCGGCTACGAGTTCAGCGACAAGGACGCCGGCGGCCCCAACAACGGCCAGGTCAACGCCTGTTACACCGAAGGCTGGAAGTGCCAGCACGCCTGGCGCGAGATAACGGGCATGGTCAAGTTCCGCAACACGGCCGCCGGCGCCGCGGTGACCGACTGGTGGGACAACGGCAACAACCAGATCGCCTTCGGCCGCGGCGCCAAGGCGTACGTCGTCATCAACCACGAGGGTTCCACCCTCAGCCGCACCTTCCAGACCTCCCTGCCCGCCGGCGGTTACTGCGACGTGCAGAGCGGCAAGGCCGTGACCGTCGACTCGTCCGGCCGGTTCACGGCGAGCCTGGGCGCCAACTCCGCCCTCGCCCTGCACGTCGGGGCGAAGAACTGCGACACCACCGTCGACCCCGATCCCGAACCCGCGACCGGGGCCTCGTTCAACGTCAACGCCACCACCCAGTGGGGCCAGAACGTCTACGTCGTCGGCGGCACCTCCGCCCTCGGCAACTGGAACACCTCCAACGCCCTCAAGCTGGACCCCGCGAGCTACCCCGTCTGGAAGCTCGAGCAGTCCCTGCCCGCGGGCACCTCGTTCGAGTACAAGTACCTCCGCAAGGACGCCGGCGGCAACGTCACCTGGGAGAGCGGCTCCAACCGGACGGCCACCGTGCCGTCCAGCGGTGTGGTCACGCTGAACGACACCTGGCGCAACTGA